A region of Actinomycetes bacterium DNA encodes the following proteins:
- a CDS encoding DegV family protein, translated as MSKIAIVTDSTSDIPIDLVKKYEITVVPLSVVFSSEETYVDNGEDITIKQFYEKLKTVKKLPTSAQPTPNDFLETYKNLLNEGYETIISIHISQKMSGTLASALAAKKQLPDQDIEVIDSYNVHMPCGIIAVKAAQMAQQDKSKEEIMDVIYDIRKKVRTLFVPKTLEYLQKGGRIGKAKGLVASLLEIKPILTIESGEISQFKTTRRWNQAKAELINSMGKMVSKPDKLVVIVSDSDNKEEGDMLEETIKKEFNPREIIRADIGVIVGAHVGPGTINATFYEED; from the coding sequence ATGTCAAAGATAGCCATAGTTACTGACAGTACTTCAGATATTCCTATAGATCTGGTAAAAAAATATGAGATAACCGTAGTGCCTTTATCGGTAGTATTCAGCAGCGAGGAAACCTATGTAGACAACGGGGAAGATATAACCATAAAACAGTTTTATGAAAAATTAAAAACCGTTAAGAAACTCCCTACCTCTGCCCAGCCTACCCCCAATGATTTTTTAGAAACATATAAAAATCTTCTAAATGAGGGGTATGAGACCATAATTTCTATCCATATAAGTCAGAAAATGTCAGGTACCCTGGCTTCTGCCCTGGCAGCTAAAAAACAACTGCCCGACCAAGATATAGAAGTAATTGATTCCTATAATGTACATATGCCCTGCGGCATAATTGCAGTAAAAGCAGCCCAGATGGCCCAGCAGGATAAAAGCAAAGAAGAAATAATGGATGTAATCTATGATATAAGGAAAAAGGTAAGGACTCTATTTGTTCCCAAAACCCTTGAATATCTGCAAAAGGGAGGAAGGATTGGAAAGGCTAAAGGTCTGGTTGCTTCCCTGCTGGAAATTAAGCCCATACTCACTATTGAGTCGGGGGAAATTTCACAGTTTAAGACTACCCGTAGATGGAATCAGGCAAAAGCTGAGTTAATCAACTCCATGGGAAAAATGGTATCCAAACCAGATAAGCTGGTGGTAATAGTATCTGATTCCGACAACAAGGAAGAAGGGGACATGCTGGAGGAAACCATTAAAAAAGAATTTAATCCCAGGGAAATTATAAGGGCAGACATTGGTGTAATAGTAGGCGCCCATGTAGGACCTGGAACTATAAATGCTACCTTTTATGAAGAAGATTGA
- a CDS encoding 5-formyltetrahydrofolate cyclo-ligase — protein sequence MINKSKIRQQIQEKRDKLDKEKRLSKSRIIADKFLASSFYINSKVIMAYWPFRSEIDTTLIISRAITDRKMVTLPRVCHHKLALYYVQNPALELGCGAYGIMEPIEEKCRAANPRDIDMVIVPGVAFDLELNRLGYGGGYYDKLLATLGKRVKKIALCFDIQIISRVPAEEHDVKVDGLITESREIFCPR from the coding sequence TTGATAAATAAATCAAAAATTCGCCAACAGATACAGGAAAAAAGAGATAAACTGGATAAAGAGAAACGGCTTTCTAAAAGCAGGATTATAGCTGATAAGTTTCTGGCCTCCAGTTTTTATATCAACTCTAAAGTTATAATGGCTTACTGGCCTTTTAGAAGCGAAATAGATACCACTCTGATTATCAGCCGGGCGATAACTGATAGAAAAATGGTTACCCTCCCCAGGGTTTGCCACCATAAGCTTGCCCTGTATTATGTACAGAACCCGGCACTGGAATTAGGATGCGGGGCATATGGTATAATGGAGCCAATCGAAGAAAAGTGCAGGGCCGCTAACCCAAGGGATATTGATATGGTAATAGTACCGGGGGTTGCATTTGATCTTGAATTAAACCGTCTGGGTTATGGCGGGGGCTATTACGATAAGCTTCTGGCAACTTTAGGTAAAAGAGTTAAAAAAATAGCCCTGTGTTTTGATATACAGATAATCAGCCGGGTACCTGCAGAAGAACATGATGTTAAGGTAGATGGTTTAATAACTGAGTCTAGGGAGATATTTTGCCCCAGGTAG